Proteins from a single region of Sphingomonas swuensis:
- a CDS encoding Lrp/AsnC family transcriptional regulator translates to MNLPDLKILRALQQDASRSIADLAEVVSLSSNAVWKRLRRLEAEGYVERRVAVLDRRKLGLPVTVFVSVRTDQHSQRWAEEFAAAVGEVEEVVEFYRMAGDVDYLLKIVCADIDDYDRIYRKIIAAVPLRDVSASFAMEQLKYTTELPLSRIGERRS, encoded by the coding sequence ATGAACCTGCCGGACCTCAAGATCCTTCGCGCGCTCCAGCAGGATGCCTCCCGCTCGATCGCCGACCTTGCCGAAGTGGTCAGCCTGTCGAGCAACGCCGTGTGGAAGCGGCTTCGAAGGCTCGAGGCCGAAGGCTATGTCGAGCGCCGGGTCGCGGTTCTCGATCGCCGCAAGCTCGGTCTGCCCGTCACCGTCTTCGTCAGCGTCAGGACCGACCAGCACAGCCAGCGCTGGGCCGAGGAGTTCGCCGCCGCGGTCGGCGAGGTGGAGGAAGTGGTCGAATTCTACCGGATGGCCGGCGACGTCGACTATCTGCTCAAGATCGTCTGCGCCGACATCGACGACTATGACCGCATCTACCGCAAGATCATCGCCGCGGTGCCGCTGCGCGACGTCAGCGCCTCCTTCGCGATGGAACAGCTTAAATATACCACCGAGCTGCCGCTCTCGCGGATCGGCGAACGCAGGTCCTAG
- a CDS encoding DUF6356 family protein, whose protein sequence is MRFFTEHPESVGESYGEHLLVASSFGASMIAGGIACLIHGLVPGLFMKTGSDTIRRLNQRMVTHRQRKPETLPGLDYVI, encoded by the coding sequence ATGCGTTTCTTCACCGAGCATCCGGAAAGTGTCGGCGAAAGCTACGGCGAGCATCTGCTGGTCGCCTCCTCGTTCGGCGCGTCGATGATCGCCGGCGGGATCGCCTGCCTGATCCATGGCCTCGTGCCCGGGCTGTTCATGAAGACGGGGAGCGACACCATTCGCCGGCTGAACCAGCGCATGGTCACCCATCGCCAGCGCAAGCCCGAGACGCTTCCCGGCCTGGACTACGTCATCTGA
- a CDS encoding YeiH family protein has protein sequence MPWLPGLLLAVGIAAAARLVGLWLPLPPVALALAFGLALSHWGRREELGPGLAIAVRPVLRVGVALLGATISLTDFVALGWATAGLTVGALLLTLLGGSWLGRRMGEQPGPAMVAAGAVAICGASASLAIAAALPPGSVKDRDIARTLAGITIVGSIGMLLYPLLAKATGMSPHQTGIFLGASLHEVAQAVAAGVMVGDEAGKAATIVKMLRVACLGLVVIGIGMAARRGAESGSGGARVPLLPGFLLAFALLAAIASAGLIPPPLIEAAREASRWCLLVAIAALGLKTSPSELGGEGLKPLLILVLTSLLLALLVLGGLWLGVGR, from the coding sequence ATGCCGTGGCTGCCGGGCCTACTGCTGGCCGTGGGAATTGCCGCCGCGGCCAGGCTCGTTGGGCTGTGGCTTCCGCTGCCGCCGGTCGCGCTGGCGCTCGCCTTCGGGCTGGCGCTCAGCCACTGGGGACGCCGCGAGGAGCTCGGACCCGGGCTGGCGATCGCGGTCCGGCCCGTGCTTCGGGTCGGCGTGGCGCTGCTCGGCGCGACCATCAGCCTGACCGATTTCGTCGCGCTGGGCTGGGCCACGGCCGGCCTTACCGTGGGCGCGCTCCTGCTGACCCTGCTCGGAGGAAGCTGGCTTGGCCGCCGGATGGGCGAACAGCCGGGACCTGCGATGGTCGCGGCCGGCGCGGTCGCGATCTGCGGTGCGTCGGCCTCGCTCGCCATTGCCGCTGCGCTTCCGCCCGGCAGCGTCAAGGACCGCGACATCGCTCGGACCCTTGCCGGGATCACCATCGTCGGCAGCATCGGGATGCTCCTCTATCCCCTGCTCGCGAAGGCGACGGGGATGAGCCCGCACCAGACCGGGATCTTCCTCGGCGCGAGCCTGCACGAGGTCGCTCAGGCGGTCGCAGCCGGGGTCATGGTCGGCGACGAGGCCGGCAAGGCGGCGACGATCGTCAAGATGCTGCGGGTCGCCTGCCTCGGCCTCGTCGTGATCGGGATCGGAATGGCCGCGCGGCGCGGAGCGGAGTCGGGCAGCGGCGGCGCGAGGGTTCCGCTGCTCCCGGGCTTCCTCCTCGCCTTCGCGCTGCTCGCTGCAATCGCCAGCGCAGGGCTGATCCCGCCGCCACTGATCGAAGCGGCGCGCGAAGCTTCCAGATGGTGCCTGCTGGTCGCGATCGCCGCGCTCGGCCTCAAGACCTCGCCGTCGGAGCTCGGCGGGGAGGGGCTGAAGCCGCTCCTGATCCTGGTCCTGACCTCGCTACTGCTGGCCTTGCTGGTGCTCGGCGGGCTGTGGCTCGGCGTCGGTCGCTAG
- a CDS encoding HWE histidine kinase domain-containing protein — protein sequence MAELDHRVKNTLANISALISQTSRSADSLTDFATGLNRRIQSMAKAHSLLTKSRWEGVSLMNLIREEMDHFGDSDGGVTLVGGPEVVLSPKAALSLSLALHELVTNAAKYGALSSAGGRVTVRWDLTPEAGLALQWRETGGPAVQPPSRKGFGTTLIQRALSMETGGRSQVRFEPAGVECDISLPASSIVRTSEAAPTPLAESAAPPEEPRPELTRRIFVVEDSSLVIMTIEGMMDDLGWEMVGPATRVPDALALAATADVDAALLDVNLDGDLSWEVARLLKRRDIPFVFTTGYDGSTVLPDDLAGVEIVGKPFTAKDVEQKLRSLIASA from the coding sequence ATGGCCGAGCTGGACCACCGGGTGAAGAACACGCTCGCCAACATCTCCGCGCTGATCAGCCAGACCAGCCGCAGCGCCGACAGCCTGACCGACTTCGCGACCGGCCTCAACCGGCGGATCCAGTCGATGGCCAAGGCGCACAGCCTGCTGACGAAGAGCCGCTGGGAAGGCGTCAGCCTGATGAACCTCATCCGCGAGGAGATGGACCATTTCGGCGACAGCGACGGGGGCGTGACCCTCGTCGGCGGACCCGAGGTGGTGCTGTCGCCCAAGGCCGCGCTGTCGCTCTCGCTCGCGCTCCACGAGCTGGTGACCAACGCCGCAAAATATGGCGCACTGTCGTCGGCAGGTGGACGGGTGACGGTGCGCTGGGACCTCACGCCGGAAGCGGGCCTCGCGCTTCAGTGGCGCGAGACGGGTGGCCCGGCGGTGCAGCCGCCCAGCCGCAAGGGGTTCGGCACCACGCTCATCCAGCGCGCGCTCAGCATGGAGACCGGCGGTCGCTCGCAGGTGCGGTTCGAGCCAGCCGGAGTCGAGTGCGACATCTCGCTTCCGGCCTCCTCCATCGTCAGGACGTCGGAAGCGGCGCCGACCCCGTTGGCCGAGAGCGCTGCTCCGCCGGAAGAGCCCAGGCCCGAACTCACCCGAAGGATCTTCGTGGTCGAAGACAGCTCGCTGGTGATCATGACCATCGAGGGCATGATGGACGATCTCGGCTGGGAGATGGTCGGGCCGGCGACGCGGGTTCCCGACGCCCTCGCGCTCGCCGCGACGGCCGACGTCGATGCGGCCCTGCTCGACGTCAATCTCGATGGCGACCTGAGCTGGGAGGTCGCCCGACTGCTTAAGCGGCGTGACATCCCGTTCGTCTTCACCACCGGCTACGACGGCTCGACGGTGCTCCCCGACGACCTTGCCGGAGTCGAAATCGTCGGCAAGCCCTTCACCGCGAAGGACGTCGAGCAGAAGCTGCGATCACTGATCGCCTCGGCCTGA
- a CDS encoding biliverdin-producing heme oxygenase has protein sequence MTILSARRAIDRGEERSVASARWTLRDATTEAHERVDRLFSRFDLARADDYRLFLEAHRAVLPGLEHSLAESNVEEFLPDWPRRRRADSLAADLRDLGLSDSVEDVTAPALSRASAIGLLYVLEGSRLGGAVLARRVSANDDPRCRAATRYLRHGEGERLWPTFVAALDQVDELRDHLPEMIDSAHRAFAIFEAAADAVLARSIPRTSH, from the coding sequence TTGACCATCCTATCAGCCAGGCGAGCGATCGATCGTGGTGAAGAGCGGAGCGTTGCATCCGCTCGCTGGACTCTGCGCGACGCCACGACGGAGGCGCATGAGCGCGTCGACCGGCTGTTCAGTCGCTTCGATCTCGCCCGCGCCGACGACTATCGCCTGTTCCTCGAGGCGCACCGGGCCGTGCTCCCCGGATTGGAACATTCGCTTGCAGAGTCGAACGTCGAGGAGTTCCTGCCGGACTGGCCGCGCCGCCGCCGCGCGGACTCGCTGGCAGCCGATCTTCGCGACCTCGGGCTCAGCGATTCCGTCGAGGATGTAACCGCCCCCGCGCTCAGCCGGGCCTCGGCGATCGGCCTGCTCTACGTACTCGAGGGATCCCGACTCGGCGGCGCCGTCCTTGCCCGGAGGGTCAGTGCCAACGACGATCCCCGGTGCCGCGCTGCCACCCGCTACCTTCGCCACGGCGAGGGCGAGCGCCTGTGGCCGACCTTCGTCGCCGCACTCGACCAAGTCGACGAGCTCCGCGACCACCTGCCCGAGATGATCGATTCCGCCCATCGCGCCTTTGCAATCTTCGAAGCCGCGGCGGACGCCGTGCTTGCCCGCTCAATCCCGAGGACTTCCCATTGA
- a CDS encoding glutathione S-transferase family protein, with the protein MKLYLDPISTTSRPLLMFAEEHALPVEIVHVRLFEGEHRTPDFLRINPNGCVPVLVDGGFVLTESGAILRYLADLAGSPAYPTDLRARARINAAMDWFATNFHTAVGTQLAYPALFPAFHPFSPEARAEVAATGLASAHRWLVVLDQHMLGPRRNYVAGEELTIADYVGGSMLALAEAAEVDLGDTPNVRRWLATLKGRPSWDPTFAAFNGLLSATRPAA; encoded by the coding sequence ATGAAGCTTTATCTCGACCCGATCTCGACCACCTCGAGGCCATTGCTGATGTTCGCCGAGGAACATGCGCTGCCGGTCGAGATCGTCCATGTCCGCCTTTTCGAGGGCGAGCATCGCACTCCGGACTTCCTCCGCATCAATCCCAACGGCTGCGTGCCGGTGCTGGTCGACGGCGGCTTCGTCCTCACCGAGTCGGGCGCGATCCTGCGCTACCTTGCCGATCTCGCCGGATCGCCGGCCTATCCGACCGACCTTCGTGCCCGCGCCCGGATCAATGCCGCGATGGACTGGTTCGCGACCAACTTCCACACCGCGGTCGGCACCCAGCTCGCCTATCCGGCACTGTTTCCGGCCTTCCACCCCTTCTCGCCCGAGGCGCGGGCCGAGGTGGCGGCGACCGGCCTTGCCTCGGCGCACCGCTGGCTGGTCGTGCTCGACCAGCACATGCTCGGACCCCGCCGCAACTATGTCGCGGGCGAGGAGCTGACGATCGCCGATTATGTCGGCGGCTCGATGCTCGCCCTGGCCGAGGCGGCCGAAGTCGACCTCGGCGACACGCCCAACGTCCGCCGCTGGCTCGCGACCCTCAAGGGGCGGCCGAGCTGGGACCCGACCTTCGCCGCCTTCAACGGCCTGCTCAGCGCCACGCGACCCGCGGCCTGA